A stretch of Ectothiorhodospiraceae bacterium BW-2 DNA encodes these proteins:
- a CDS encoding NADH-quinone oxidoreductase subunit M, whose product MVADLPLLSLVIWMPIVGGLLVLYLGSGGNAFHAKVVALLVAIATFLISLPLWGGFDTTTAALQFQEQALWIEQFKVNYHLGVDGFSMPLILLTTFMTVIVILSAWEVIKDRPAQYMAAFLIMEGLMNGVFASLDAMLFYVFWEAMLIPMFIIIGIWGGDNRVYATIKFFLYTFLGSVFMLVALIYLRFETGSFSILDYHAAAIPLEAQIAIFLAFLIAFAVKVPMWPVHTWLPDAHVQAPTGGSVILAAIMLKLGTYGFVRFSLPITPDASHALDGLMVALSLIAITYIGFVALVQQDMKKLIAYSSISHMGFVTLGFFIPFMIYEATGSFHGAAMGIEGGLVQMIAHGFVSGAMFLCVGVMYDRVHSRDIDSYGGVVHVMPLFTGFMVLFAMANAGLPGTAGFVGEFMVILSAFKANFWVAFIAATTLILGAAYTLWMVKRVLFGKVVHDHVATMEDLSRREFLIMAILALMVLLLGLWPAPLLEVMTPSVDNLIQHLATPKI is encoded by the coding sequence ATGGTTGCTGATCTTCCGCTATTAAGTCTGGTTATCTGGATGCCGATCGTCGGCGGCCTGCTGGTGCTCTATTTGGGCAGTGGCGGTAATGCCTTTCATGCAAAGGTGGTGGCGTTACTTGTCGCTATCGCTACCTTTTTAATCTCGCTGCCGTTGTGGGGCGGGTTCGATACGACCACTGCGGCGCTACAGTTTCAGGAGCAGGCGCTCTGGATTGAGCAGTTTAAGGTCAACTACCATTTAGGCGTCGATGGCTTTTCGATGCCGTTGATTCTGTTAACCACCTTTATGACGGTGATTGTCATCCTCTCGGCTTGGGAGGTGATTAAGGATAGACCGGCGCAATATATGGCCGCGTTTTTGATTATGGAGGGGTTGATGAACGGCGTCTTCGCCTCCCTCGATGCGATGCTCTTCTATGTCTTTTGGGAGGCGATGCTGATTCCGATGTTTATTATCATCGGGATATGGGGTGGCGATAATCGGGTCTATGCGACGATTAAGTTCTTTCTCTACACCTTTCTCGGCTCAGTCTTTATGCTGGTGGCGTTAATCTATCTTCGCTTTGAGACCGGTAGCTTTTCGATTCTCGACTACCACGCGGCGGCTATTCCGCTAGAGGCGCAGATAGCTATCTTCCTAGCCTTTCTAATCGCCTTTGCGGTTAAAGTACCGATGTGGCCGGTACACACATGGCTACCCGATGCCCATGTGCAGGCCCCGACGGGGGGGTCGGTGATTCTGGCGGCTATTATGTTAAAACTCGGTACCTATGGTTTTGTCCGCTTCTCTCTGCCAATTACTCCTGACGCCTCTCACGCCCTCGATGGCTTGATGGTCGCGCTGTCACTGATTGCGATCACCTATATCGGCTTTGTGGCGCTGGTGCAGCAGGATATGAAGAAGTTAATCGCCTACTCCTCCATTTCGCACATGGGGTTTGTGACCCTCGGCTTCTTCATTCCGTTTATGATCTATGAGGCGACCGGCTCGTTTCATGGGGCGGCGATGGGTATTGAGGGCGGTTTAGTGCAGATGATTGCCCACGGTTTTGTCTCTGGGGCGATGTTTCTCTGTGTCGGGGTGATGTATGACCGAGTTCACAGCCGTGATATCGATAGCTACGGCGGTGTGGTTCATGTGATGCCCCTGTTTACCGGTTTTATGGTGCTATTTGCGATGGCAAACGCCGGCCTGCCTGGGACGGCCGGTTTTGTCGGCGAGTTTATGGTGATTTTAAGCGCCTTTAAAGCTAACTTTTGGGTAGCCTTTATTGCTGCTACTACGCTGATTCTTGGTGCAGCCTACACCTTGTGGATGGTCAAGCGGGTACTGTTTGGTAAGGTAGTCCATGATCACGTCGCGACGATGGAGGATCTCTCAAGGCGGGAGTTTCTGATAATGGCGATACTAGCGCTAATGGTGCTGCTGTTGGGCCTTTGGCCCGCGCCTCTGCTGGAGGTGATGACGCCAAGTGTCGATAACCTAATCCAACACCTTGCGACACCTAAAATTTAA
- the nuoN gene encoding NADH-quinone oxidoreductase subunit NuoN, with translation MSFSLPQFAAALPEIFVLGMICLILLLDLFLSDEQRIVTYLLSQLTAVGVALLSFGYLGSETVVTFSGLFIMDDMAALLKGSVGLMMVAIFVYSRHYLLQRELFSGEFFTLSLAAMLGMMVMISAHSLLTIYLGLELMSLSLYALVALQRDSMQASEAAMKYFVLGAMASAMLLYGMSMLYGMSGTLNLNDMSAVLSAIEGEGELSVLIFGLVFVLVGVAFKLGAVPFHMWVPDVYHGAPTAVTMLISTAPKVAALAMLMRLVVEGMGPLQPQWIDILTLLALLSIIVANVIAIAQTHLKRMLAYSGISHIGFLLLGVIAGTAEGYGAAIYYVIVYAIMGMAGFGLVILLSRRGFEAQNISDLAGLHRHHPWFGLMALLIMFSMAGMPPLLGFWAKLAVLQAVVEVGLIHLAIIAVIFSVIGAFYYLRVVKVIYFDEPAEGAPKLSPPEDLRLIFTLNALAILVLGLMPDGLLELCLALFVV, from the coding sequence ATGAGCTTTAGCCTGCCTCAGTTTGCCGCAGCGTTGCCGGAGATATTTGTACTGGGAATGATCTGCCTCATTCTGCTGCTAGATCTCTTTTTGAGTGATGAGCAGCGAATTGTCACCTATCTATTGTCGCAGTTGACCGCTGTCGGCGTAGCGCTATTATCGTTCGGTTATCTCGGCAGTGAGACGGTGGTGACCTTCTCCGGCCTATTTATTATGGACGATATGGCGGCGCTACTTAAGGGGAGTGTCGGGCTGATGATGGTGGCTATCTTTGTCTATTCGCGCCACTATCTGTTGCAACGAGAGCTCTTTAGCGGTGAGTTTTTTACCCTCTCTCTGGCGGCGATGCTAGGGATGATGGTGATGATTTCGGCGCATAGTCTGTTAACTATCTATCTAGGGCTGGAGTTGATGTCGCTGTCGCTCTATGCGCTGGTGGCCCTGCAGCGCGATTCGATGCAGGCCTCCGAGGCGGCGATGAAATATTTTGTCCTCGGTGCGATGGCTTCGGCGATGCTGCTCTACGGCATGTCGATGCTCTATGGTATGAGCGGTACCCTTAATCTTAACGATATGAGCGCAGTGTTAAGCGCGATTGAGGGGGAGGGGGAGCTGTCGGTATTGATCTTTGGCTTGGTTTTTGTGTTGGTCGGGGTGGCCTTTAAACTCGGTGCGGTGCCGTTTCATATGTGGGTGCCCGATGTCTATCACGGTGCGCCGACGGCGGTGACGATGCTCATTAGCACCGCCCCGAAAGTGGCCGCTTTGGCGATGTTAATGCGGCTGGTGGTGGAGGGGATGGGGCCGCTACAGCCGCAGTGGATCGATATTTTGACCCTTTTGGCGCTGCTGTCGATTATTGTTGCTAATGTGATTGCGATAGCGCAGACCCATTTGAAGCGAATGTTGGCCTACTCTGGTATCTCCCATATCGGTTTTCTGCTGCTAGGGGTGATCGCCGGCACGGCAGAGGGGTATGGGGCGGCGATCTACTATGTCATCGTCTATGCGATCATGGGAATGGCCGGTTTCGGTCTGGTGATTCTGCTCAGTCGGCGCGGTTTTGAGGCGCAAAATATTAGCGATTTAGCCGGTCTGCACCGTCACCACCCTTGGTTTGGCTTGATGGCGCTGCTGATTATGTTCTCCATGGCCGGTATGCCACCGCTGCTCGGTTTTTGGGCTAAACTGGCGGTACTACAGGCGGTGGTTGAGGTCGGTTTAATCCATTTAGCCATTATTGCGGTCATCTTTTCGGTCATCGGGGCGTTCTACTATCTGCGCGTCGTGAAGGTGATCTACTTTGATGAGCCGGCAGAGGGGGCACCTAAGTTGTCACCTCCGGAGGATTTGCGGCTAATCTTCACTCTCAATGCGTTGGCTATTCTGGTCTTAGGGTTGATGCCCGATGGCTTGTTAGAGCTCTGTTTGGCTCTGTTTGTGGTTTAA
- a CDS encoding heme ABC transporter permease: protein MKKKLINWFHFSSPATFYPLAGRLIPWFALVTVVLMAIGLYMSFFVAPTDYKQGEGYRIIFIHVPAAWMSMFIYVIMAGWAAVGLVFNTRLSSMMASALAPTGAAMAFLALWTGAFWGKPMWGTWWVWDARLTSELILLFLYLGFMALQAAIDDPRRADRAGAVLAIVGVVNIPIIYFSVKWWNTLHQGATLTMQGSSMNPTMLNTLLIMTFAFWGYCIVMALMRVRTLILQRERHTSWVKELTGG, encoded by the coding sequence ATGAAAAAAAAGCTGATTAACTGGTTTCACTTCTCCTCTCCGGCGACCTTCTACCCGTTGGCGGGGCGGTTAATTCCTTGGTTCGCGCTGGTGACGGTGGTGTTGATGGCTATCGGGCTCTATATGAGCTTCTTTGTGGCACCGACCGACTATAAGCAGGGGGAGGGGTATCGGATTATCTTTATCCATGTTCCGGCGGCGTGGATGTCGATGTTTATCTATGTGATTATGGCCGGCTGGGCCGCCGTTGGGTTGGTGTTTAATACTCGTTTGTCCTCTATGATGGCGAGTGCGCTAGCACCGACCGGAGCGGCGATGGCCTTTTTGGCGCTCTGGACTGGTGCCTTTTGGGGTAAGCCGATGTGGGGCACTTGGTGGGTGTGGGATGCGCGGTTGACCTCGGAGCTAATTCTGCTGTTTCTCTATTTGGGTTTTATGGCGTTACAGGCTGCGATTGATGATCCGCGTCGTGCTGATCGAGCCGGTGCGGTATTGGCGATTGTGGGCGTGGTCAATATTCCGATTATCTACTTCTCGGTTAAGTGGTGGAATACGCTCCATCAGGGGGCGACGCTGACGATGCAGGGGAGTTCGATGAACCCGACGATGCTAAATACACTACTCATCATGACATTCGCCTTTTGGGGCTACTGCATTGTCATGGCGTTAATGCGGGTGCGAACTCTGATTTTGCAGCGAGAGCGCCACACTAGTTGGGTTAAAGAGTTAACCGGAGGGTAG
- the ccmD gene encoding heme exporter protein CcmD: MGGYWLYVWGSFVVTALFMVAEPVILYRRQRHIEGALRRQQRQEKALVDGGLDESTT, translated from the coding sequence ATGGGGGGGTACTGGCTCTATGTTTGGGGCTCATTTGTGGTTACCGCTCTGTTTATGGTGGCTGAACCGGTGATTCTCTATCGGCGTCAGCGACACATTGAAGGGGCTCTGCGCCGCCAACAGCGGCAAGAGAAGGCGTTGGTTGATGGAGGATTAGATGAAAGCACGACATAA
- the ccmE gene encoding cytochrome c maturation protein CcmE yields MKARHKRLSILVAGVAVLSLATLFIFKALDNNLSYFFSPTEVTQGVAPVEHIFRLGGLVEVGSVQRGSDDLMVTFVVSDGPHQVKVNYSGILPDLFSEGQGVIAQGRLNDQGIFVAQEVLAKHDETYMPPEVAEALEKGHQAGEAQNYQNYQNHNAAGQSI; encoded by the coding sequence ATGAAAGCACGACATAAACGATTATCGATACTGGTCGCGGGGGTGGCCGTTCTCTCTTTAGCGACGCTATTTATCTTTAAGGCGTTAGATAACAACCTCTCCTACTTCTTCTCCCCTACCGAGGTGACGCAGGGGGTAGCACCGGTTGAGCATATTTTTCGCTTAGGGGGATTGGTCGAGGTCGGTAGTGTGCAGCGGGGGAGTGATGATCTCATGGTCACCTTCGTCGTCTCCGATGGGCCGCACCAGGTGAAGGTGAACTACAGCGGTATTTTGCCCGATCTCTTTAGCGAAGGGCAGGGGGTGATTGCCCAAGGGAGGCTAAATGATCAAGGTATTTTTGTTGCTCAGGAGGTGCTGGCTAAACACGATGAGACCTATATGCCGCCAGAGGTGGCAGAGGCGCTAGAGAAGGGGCATCAGGCCGGAGAGGCGCAAAACTATCAAAACTATCAAAACCATAACGCGGCAGGTCAGAGTATATGA
- a CDS encoding heme lyase CcmF/NrfE family subunit — translation MIPELGHFALILSLAFAIMLGTLPLIGAQRGVAAWIALARPLAWGVFVCMALSYLALTWSFIVHDFSVAYVAQNSNTKLPFIYLISGVWGAHEGSLLLWALILGLCGAAVASFSRSVPDAMVARVLAVMGLVSVGFLLFMLLTSNPFERLFNPPADGRDLNPLLQDLGLIIHPPLLYIGYVGFVVPFAFAIAAMLGGRLDAAWARWSRPWTNIAWLFLTLGIALGSWWAYYELGWGGWWFWDPVENASFMPWLVGTALMHSLAVTEKRGGFKAWTVLLAIFTFSLSLLGTFLVRSGVLTSVHAFATDPERGLFILIFLVVVVGSSLLLYAVRAADIRSRVRFELISRETGLLLNNVILVVAAVSVLLGTLYPLIIDALGYGKISVGPPYFNTVFIPLTAPLVVLVGIGILVRWKRDSVANLLPRLWPAAVAAIAAGLVLLLLFADSFSLLAWFGVTLAVWVVLMTLQGVREQRSNRRWRDISRGYWGMVLGHIGLAVFVIGVTLTSIYSTEKDVRLAPGESYLMGGYTFVFQGVKELTGPNYTAWRGEVDVFYGDEKVTHLSPEKRTYWVQTMPMTEAGIDPGLFRDLFVAIGEPLGESGAWSVRLYHKPFVRWLWFGALIMALGGGLAAFDKRYLRMAKLARGTVNSEKSEPHSRPIATPQESLG, via the coding sequence ATGATTCCAGAACTTGGTCACTTTGCGCTTATTCTGTCGCTAGCGTTTGCCATTATGCTGGGGACACTGCCGTTGATTGGTGCTCAGCGAGGGGTAGCGGCTTGGATAGCGCTGGCACGGCCTTTGGCGTGGGGAGTGTTTGTCTGTATGGCGCTCTCCTATCTGGCACTCACCTGGTCGTTTATAGTGCACGACTTTTCGGTCGCTTATGTGGCGCAGAACTCCAATACTAAACTGCCGTTTATCTACCTTATCTCAGGGGTATGGGGGGCACATGAGGGGTCGCTGCTGCTGTGGGCGCTGATTTTGGGTCTCTGTGGTGCTGCGGTGGCAAGCTTTAGCCGCAGCGTGCCGGACGCGATGGTGGCGCGAGTGTTGGCCGTTATGGGGCTGGTGAGTGTCGGTTTTCTGCTCTTTATGCTCTTAACTTCTAACCCGTTTGAGCGGCTATTCAATCCGCCGGCCGATGGGCGTGATCTCAATCCGCTGCTGCAAGATCTTGGGCTCATTATCCATCCGCCGCTACTCTATATCGGCTATGTCGGCTTTGTGGTGCCGTTTGCCTTTGCTATCGCCGCGATGCTTGGGGGGCGGCTCGATGCCGCTTGGGCTCGCTGGTCGCGGCCGTGGACTAATATCGCATGGCTCTTTTTGACCCTCGGTATTGCGCTCGGGAGTTGGTGGGCCTACTACGAGCTAGGGTGGGGCGGCTGGTGGTTTTGGGATCCGGTCGAAAACGCCTCGTTTATGCCGTGGCTGGTCGGAACGGCGCTGATGCATTCGCTAGCGGTGACTGAAAAACGGGGGGGCTTTAAGGCGTGGACGGTACTTTTGGCCATCTTTACCTTCTCGTTAAGTCTATTGGGTACCTTTTTAGTCCGTTCGGGGGTTTTGACCTCCGTTCACGCCTTTGCAACCGATCCGGAGCGGGGGCTGTTTATCCTAATCTTTTTGGTGGTCGTGGTGGGGAGCTCACTGCTGCTCTATGCGGTTCGTGCGGCTGATATTCGTTCTCGGGTGCGGTTTGAGCTAATCTCGCGGGAAACTGGCCTGCTACTGAATAATGTCATTTTAGTCGTTGCCGCCGTGAGTGTGCTGCTCGGAACACTCTATCCGCTTATTATTGATGCGTTGGGCTATGGCAAGATTTCGGTCGGGCCGCCCTACTTTAATACAGTGTTTATCCCTCTAACCGCGCCTTTAGTGGTGTTAGTCGGTATCGGTATTTTGGTGCGCTGGAAACGGGATAGTGTGGCTAATCTACTGCCTCGTCTCTGGCCGGCTGCTGTGGCTGCGATAGCCGCAGGACTGGTGTTACTGCTGCTCTTTGCCGACTCTTTTAGTCTGTTGGCATGGTTTGGGGTGACGCTAGCGGTGTGGGTGGTGCTAATGACTCTGCAGGGGGTACGGGAGCAGCGCTCTAACCGTCGTTGGCGAGATATCAGCCGTGGCTACTGGGGGATGGTGCTAGGCCACATCGGTCTGGCGGTGTTTGTGATTGGCGTGACGCTGACCTCTATCTACAGTACCGAAAAGGATGTCAGATTAGCCCCGGGAGAGAGCTATCTTATGGGGGGTTATACCTTTGTGTTTCAAGGGGTTAAAGAGCTTACTGGGCCAAACTATACCGCTTGGCGGGGGGAGGTGGATGTCTTCTATGGCGATGAGAAGGTGACTCACCTTAGCCCTGAAAAGCGGACTTATTGGGTTCAGACGATGCCGATGACCGAGGCGGGAATCGATCCTGGACTGTTTCGCGATCTCTTTGTCGCCATCGGCGAGCCGTTAGGAGAGAGTGGGGCGTGGAGTGTGCGCCTCTACCATAAACCGTTTGTGCGCTGGCTCTGGTTTGGGGCGTTAATAATGGCGTTGGGGGGCGGCTTAGCGGCTTTTGATAAGCGCTATCTGCGTATGGCCAAACTGGCTCGTGGCACGGTTAATAGTGAAAAGAGCGAGCCACATTCGCGCCCCATCGCGACACCACAAGAGTCGTTGGGATGA
- a CDS encoding DsbE family thiol:disulfide interchange protein — translation MNRYLLPLVIFIALSLLLAIGLKLNPREVPSPFIGKVAPAFTLPQLHQAEKSFDPVQMQGQIWLLNVWASWCVSCRAEHKVITYMAEVEGVTIIGLNYKDERGDAIRWLGQFGNPYLLSAHDLAGEVGIDWGVYGVPETFVIDREGVVRHKHIGPVTMESYRSQIKPLLEQLQQES, via the coding sequence ATGAACCGCTATCTGTTACCGCTAGTTATCTTTATCGCCCTGTCACTACTGTTAGCGATCGGGTTGAAGCTCAATCCGCGTGAGGTACCTTCGCCCTTTATCGGTAAGGTGGCACCGGCGTTTACCTTGCCGCAGCTACATCAGGCAGAGAAGTCGTTCGATCCGGTACAGATGCAGGGGCAGATCTGGTTGCTCAATGTCTGGGCTTCGTGGTGTGTCTCCTGTCGGGCTGAACATAAGGTGATCACCTACATGGCTGAGGTGGAGGGGGTGACGATTATCGGTTTGAACTATAAAGATGAGCGGGGCGATGCGATTCGCTGGTTAGGGCAGTTTGGTAACCCCTATCTCTTAAGCGCCCACGATCTGGCGGGCGAGGTTGGTATCGATTGGGGGGTCTATGGGGTGCCGGAGACCTTTGTTATCGATAGAGAGGGGGTGGTTCGCCATAAACATATCGGGCCGGTGACGATGGAGTCGTACCGTAGCCAAATTAAACCGCTGCTTGAGCAGCTACAACAGGAGAGTTAA
- a CDS encoding cytochrome c-type biogenesis protein CcmH, whose product MRWIVLLLSGLLLCSPLRAKVDIYHFDQPEQEALYKELIAELRCLVCQNQNLADSNAELAQDLRRKTYEMVVAGSRREAIIDYMVERYGDFVLYNPPMGGKTLMLWIGPFMILLLALFVVGRLIQQQRRRVSLSDEEAPDPVALQRAEALLRDGSKEGGL is encoded by the coding sequence GTGCGCTGGATTGTTCTGCTACTGTCGGGGCTGCTGCTCTGCTCTCCTCTTAGGGCTAAAGTCGATATCTACCACTTTGACCAGCCAGAGCAGGAGGCGCTCTATAAAGAGCTAATCGCGGAGCTGCGCTGTTTGGTGTGTCAAAATCAGAATCTAGCCGATTCGAATGCCGAACTAGCACAAGATTTGCGCCGTAAAACTTATGAGATGGTGGTTGCAGGTAGCCGTCGCGAGGCGATTATCGATTATATGGTAGAGCGCTATGGCGATTTTGTCCTCTATAATCCGCCCATGGGGGGTAAGACGCTAATGCTCTGGATTGGGCCATTTATGATTCTGCTACTGGCGCTATTTGTGGTTGGGCGTCTAATTCAGCAGCAGCGTCGTAGGGTGAGTCTATCCGATGAGGAGGCACCCGATCCGGTGGCGTTGCAACGGGCAGAGGCGCTGCTTCGTGATGGCTCAAAGGAGGGGGGCTTATGA
- the ccmI gene encoding c-type cytochrome biogenesis protein CcmI, translating into MITFTLLAALLLLVAVVSVILMMRRSVTHLTNIDGEAQNIAIARERLAELEAMQQQNQLSDEEVAQIRAEIEQVLASEIATPVANNIAQSGAGRGRRSAIALAIFVPLFTVLLYLQLGSPSHLTPAEERQAQQLAAAGEVPASMEELVVQLEKRLQQEPDNIDGWFMLGRSYAALNNYPKAVEAYERVYAEVKDNPMVLLALADGLAMLQNGSMQGRPQQLIQQALDIEPQNAIALWLAGHAATETGESEQALQFWYQARRGLQQQPDELEVLNQQITALEQQLGVEPPAPLTPLAAVAEGDEVALQLRVELDAALQNDIRGDEVLFIFARAVSGPPMPLAAVRKQASDLPLTITLDDSQAMMPEMRLSNFEQVNLVARISRTGQPTAQSGDLTGELDAITTRHQQPLLITINRKVP; encoded by the coding sequence ATGATAACCTTTACCCTCTTGGCCGCACTGCTGCTGCTAGTGGCTGTGGTGAGTGTGATTCTGATGATGCGCCGTTCAGTGACCCATCTCACTAACATCGATGGCGAGGCGCAGAATATCGCCATCGCCAGAGAGCGCTTAGCTGAGCTAGAGGCGATGCAGCAGCAGAACCAGCTCTCTGATGAGGAGGTAGCGCAGATTCGTGCCGAAATTGAGCAGGTCTTAGCGAGCGAAATTGCCACCCCAGTGGCCAATAACATTGCGCAAAGCGGCGCGGGGCGGGGGCGTCGAAGCGCGATCGCCTTAGCTATCTTTGTGCCGCTGTTTACGGTGCTGCTCTATCTGCAACTCGGTTCGCCCTCCCATCTTACCCCCGCTGAGGAGCGGCAGGCACAGCAGTTAGCGGCCGCTGGCGAGGTGCCGGCCTCAATGGAGGAGCTGGTGGTTCAGCTCGAAAAGCGGCTACAGCAAGAGCCCGATAATATCGATGGCTGGTTTATGCTCGGGCGTAGCTATGCGGCGCTAAATAACTATCCTAAAGCGGTTGAGGCGTATGAGCGGGTCTATGCTGAAGTTAAAGATAACCCGATGGTACTGCTAGCGCTCGCCGATGGTTTAGCGATGCTGCAAAACGGCTCGATGCAGGGGCGGCCGCAGCAACTGATTCAGCAAGCGCTCGATATTGAGCCGCAAAATGCGATTGCGCTCTGGTTAGCTGGCCACGCCGCGACGGAGACGGGTGAGAGTGAGCAGGCGCTACAGTTCTGGTATCAGGCTCGGCGGGGGTTACAGCAGCAGCCCGATGAGCTAGAGGTATTAAACCAGCAGATTACAGCACTAGAGCAGCAGCTCGGTGTGGAGCCGCCGGCCCCCTTGACCCCCTTGGCTGCTGTAGCCGAGGGAGACGAGGTAGCGTTACAACTACGGGTCGAGCTCGATGCGGCCTTGCAGAACGACATTCGTGGGGATGAGGTACTCTTTATCTTTGCGCGGGCGGTATCGGGGCCACCGATGCCGTTAGCTGCGGTACGAAAACAGGCCTCCGATCTCCCCTTGACAATTACCCTAGACGACTCACAGGCGATGATGCCTGAGATGCGACTCTCCAACTTTGAACAGGTCAATCTAGTCGCCCGTATCTCCAGAACGGGGCAGCCAACGGCCCAAAGCGGTGATCTCACCGGTGAGCTAGATGCCATTACTACCCGTCACCAACAACCACTGCTGATAACGATTAACCGCAAGGTTCCCTAA